The nucleotide sequence GCATATGACCGTTATGACTTCTCAACTGTATACACAACTGTGAATAACTTCGTAGCCATCGAGCTTTCTTCATTCTACTTGGATATCGCAAAAGATGTTGTGTATATTGAAGGAACTGACAACAAAAACCGTCGTGCAATGCAAACGGTTATGTATGATACATTAATGGCATTAGTTAAATTATTAACGCCAATTATTCCACATACGACTGAAGAGTTATGGAGCTACATCGAATTCGATGGCAAGCCACAATCTGTACAATTAACAGATTTCCCTGAAGTTGTAGAACAAGCAAACTTTGCAGAACTACGTACGAAATGGGTAAAAGTAATCGCAGTACGCAATGAAGTGTTAAAAGCATTGGAAGAAGCGCGTAATGCAAAAACAATCGGTAAATCTCTGGAAGCGAAAATTTCGGTTTATGCAGACAGTGAAACAGTCGAGTTATTAAATGATGCCAACATCGATTTTGCACAGCTTTCAATTGTATCTCAATTCTTCATCGCAGGCAGTAAGGAAAATGCACCTGCCAAAAGCTTAGTACTTGATAAAACAGCATTAGTTGTTGAAAAAGCAGACGGTGAAAAATGTGAGCGTTGCTGGACAATTTCAGAGACAGTCGGCGCAAGCGAAAACCATCCAACACTATGTAAACGTTGTGCGGATGTTGTAGAAAACTATTACGTATAAAAATTCGGAACGCTGTTGCCATTTTGGTAATGGCGTTCCTTTATACCTTTTTTACTTTTCCGAAAAATAAAATATTTAGGGGTTGTACATTTTGGAACAAATCGAACAAAAGCCATTAACTCCTGATACATTTATACAGGGGATAAAAGATTGTGTACCAACATTGCTAGGGTATATTAGCATCGGTCTTGCATTTGGTGTTGTAGGAATTGCATCAGGGATATCGGTATTGGAAGTATTTTTACTGTCGGTGCTTGTATATGCAGGTTCTGCCCAGTTTATATTTTGCGGATTGTATTTAGCCGGTGCCCCTGTAACAGCAGTCATAGTCACGATTTTCATCGTCAATTTACGGCACTTGCTGATGTCACTGACAATTGCACCGTACTTCACAAAGTATTCTACGCTGCGTAATATCGGTTTTGGGACATTGCTGACCGATGAAACATTCGGCGTTTCCGTTGTTGCTGCCGGAAAAGAGGGACGTCTTGGCGGGAAATGGATGGATGGGTTAAACATAACGGCCTATACAACTTGGATTGCCGCATGTACGATAGGTGGCATTATCGGGCAATGGCTGCCTGATCCGGAAAAATGGGGACTGGACTATGCTTTAGTGGCAATGTTTGTCGCGCTGCTTGTTCTGACGCTTGGGAGCATTCCAAAAGAAAAATTAATGCATTACATAAAACTGA is from Solibacillus isronensis and encodes:
- a CDS encoding AzlC family ABC transporter permease, which produces MEQIEQKPLTPDTFIQGIKDCVPTLLGYISIGLAFGVVGIASGISVLEVFLLSVLVYAGSAQFIFCGLYLAGAPVTAVIVTIFIVNLRHLLMSLTIAPYFTKYSTLRNIGFGTLLTDETFGVSVVAAGKEGRLGGKWMDGLNITAYTTWIAACTIGGIIGQWLPDPEKWGLDYALVAMFVALLVLTLGSIPKEKLMHYIKLIVIMVISMYGMLYFMPGHLAVLLSTMIVATIGVLLEK